From the Clostridium putrefaciens genome, one window contains:
- a CDS encoding ISNCY family transposase — MEELDKYSTIKRLIETDGNKNRASIALNCSVRHINRMIKGYKESGKEFFIHGNRGRKPAHTIDANTKQLILDLYCTKYCEANITHFSELLKKHENITVSTSTIHSILIQKFILSPKAKRATRKRIKAELKELQKSTNSIKEIAKIQSSIIAAEDAHPRRPRCAYSGEMLQMDASVHLWFGNEKSQLHIAVDDATGIIVGAYFDSQETLNGYYHVLYQVLTDYGIPYMLLTDRRTVFEYKQKRSPSVEEDTFTQFSYACKQLGIEIKTSSVAQAKGRVERMFQTLQSRLPLEMRLAGINTIEQANEFLNSYIKEFNAQFALPIDNIKSVFEIQPDIEKINLMLAVLTSRKVDNGSCIKFKKNYYLPVDCNGYPIHYRKGTVGTVIQSFNGEVFLCVDEKVYALDLLPGHELSSKNFDLAVPNAQPRKRYIPPMSHPWKQDSFEQYLKKQAHRNNNVA; from the coding sequence ATGGAAGAATTGGATAAGTACTCTACTATAAAAAGGTTAATAGAAACGGATGGTAATAAAAACCGAGCATCTATTGCTCTCAATTGTTCAGTTAGGCATATTAACAGAATGATTAAGGGATATAAAGAAAGTGGAAAGGAATTCTTTATTCATGGTAATCGAGGGCGAAAGCCCGCACATACTATTGATGCTAATACAAAGCAGTTAATCTTAGATTTATACTGCACTAAATACTGTGAAGCTAATATTACTCACTTCTCTGAATTGCTAAAAAAACACGAAAATATAACAGTTTCTACTAGCACCATTCATTCTATCCTTATACAGAAGTTCATCCTGTCTCCTAAGGCGAAGCGTGCTACAAGAAAAAGAATCAAGGCTGAATTAAAAGAACTACAAAAATCAACTAATTCAATAAAAGAAATTGCTAAAATCCAAAGTTCCATAATTGCTGCCGAGGATGCACACCCTAGACGTCCAAGATGTGCTTATTCAGGCGAAATGCTCCAAATGGATGCTTCGGTACATCTTTGGTTCGGTAATGAGAAAAGCCAGTTGCATATCGCAGTAGATGATGCTACTGGAATTATTGTAGGGGCTTATTTCGATTCACAAGAAACTTTAAATGGCTACTATCATGTACTATACCAAGTACTTACTGACTATGGTATTCCCTACATGTTATTAACCGATAGACGTACTGTATTTGAATATAAACAAAAAAGATCCCCTTCAGTTGAAGAGGATACATTTACACAGTTTAGCTATGCATGTAAACAATTGGGTATAGAAATTAAAACCAGTAGTGTTGCACAAGCCAAGGGACGCGTAGAAAGAATGTTTCAAACGTTACAATCACGCCTCCCATTGGAAATGCGACTAGCTGGTATAAACACAATTGAGCAAGCAAATGAATTCTTAAACTCCTACATAAAAGAATTCAATGCTCAGTTTGCATTACCTATTGATAATATCAAATCTGTCTTTGAAATACAACCAGATATTGAAAAAATCAACTTAATGCTTGCTGTATTAACAAGTAGGAAGGTGGATAATGGAAGTTGTATCAAATTTAAAAAGAATTACTATTTACCTGTTGATTGCAATGGATATCCTATACATTATCGCAAAGGAACAGTCGGAACGGTAATTCAATCATTTAATGGCGAAGTCTTCTTGTGTGTAGACGAAAAGGTTTATGCACTAGATTTATTACCTGGGCATGAACTTTCCTCCAAGAATTTTGATTTAGCTGTTCCAAACGCCCAACCTAGAAAACGCTACATACCACCAATGAGTCATCCTTGGAAACAAGATTCATTTGAGCAGTATCTAAAGAAACAGGCTCACCGTAACAATAATGTAGCATAG
- a CDS encoding S41 family peptidase → MKLKKRLLIFTIVSIIISIFIISTFYIFKSRKREVAFYDFINNINEERKFNVSNSTPLDISKYMENKNINEEIFTNEDLEELTNYKYVNENISNKILTLNEANKDIEYTFKLLKYVYGPYEYFGGDGVFLKKENEILNELANIENIKYDDIKKLLLEELSFINDGHFSISNSSININKNSIYVYNEDYIFRKDTKGYYTTINNTKWYATSIDEKPSDKYMKSTITKDGELAYSIGMLLNNSGDIYPLNISLTNNKTNETIDKIVNLKRNLKANKTPEASVTEKTLDNIPILKIMSMRPTNPNDNSLYDFVESAERLNKNKVLIIDLRGNIGGAESLWKKWLNAYMGQDMEITQSVGKKNSKAKLWAYKKYIEKFSSDKELLIKINSSINNEDYGYWDSYLFNGKWYENENLVFVLVDDDVASASEGFLSYLRNIENIIFVGSNSRGCLLVPDTSEFSLPNSNIILRFGTGIAFKNTDTNMDGVGFEPDIWVNSSDALDRVLKLCERYNISSMKHMK, encoded by the coding sequence TTGAAACTAAAAAAAAGGCTACTAATATTCACAATTGTATCTATTATTATATCAATATTTATCATATCAACATTTTATATTTTCAAAAGTAGAAAAAGAGAAGTAGCCTTTTATGATTTTATAAACAATATTAATGAAGAAAGAAAGTTTAACGTATCTAACTCTACTCCTTTAGATATCTCAAAATATATGGAAAATAAAAATATAAATGAAGAGATATTTACAAATGAAGATTTAGAAGAACTTACAAACTATAAATACGTAAATGAGAACATTTCAAACAAAATCTTAACTCTAAATGAAGCTAATAAAGATATTGAATATACGTTTAAACTACTTAAATATGTATATGGCCCTTATGAATATTTCGGCGGAGATGGAGTTTTTCTAAAAAAAGAAAATGAAATTCTAAATGAATTGGCTAATATAGAAAATATAAAATATGATGATATTAAAAAACTACTATTAGAGGAATTGAGTTTTATAAATGATGGTCATTTCAGTATTTCTAATTCATCTATTAATATAAACAAAAACTCCATCTATGTATATAATGAAGATTATATATTTAGAAAAGATACTAAGGGGTATTATACCACTATTAACAATACTAAGTGGTATGCAACATCTATTGATGAAAAGCCTTCGGATAAATATATGAAATCTACAATAACTAAAGATGGAGAATTGGCCTATTCAATTGGCATGTTATTAAATAATAGTGGAGATATTTATCCCCTAAACATAAGTCTCACAAATAATAAAACAAATGAGACTATCGATAAAATTGTTAATTTAAAAAGAAACCTAAAAGCTAATAAAACACCTGAAGCCTCTGTAACTGAGAAAACTTTAGATAATATTCCTATCTTAAAAATTATGAGTATGAGACCAACAAACCCTAATGACAATAGTTTATATGATTTTGTAGAGAGTGCTGAAAGATTGAATAAAAATAAAGTATTAATTATTGATTTAAGAGGAAATATTGGTGGCGCTGAATCCTTATGGAAAAAGTGGTTAAATGCTTACATGGGCCAGGATATGGAAATAACCCAAAGTGTAGGGAAAAAGAATAGTAAGGCAAAGCTTTGGGCCTATAAAAAATATATTGAGAAGTTTAGTTCTGATAAAGAACTATTAATTAAGATAAATAGTAGCATTAATAATGAAGATTATGGATATTGGGATTCATATTTATTTAACGGGAAATGGTATGAAAACGAAAATCTAGTTTTTGTTTTAGTAGATGATGATGTAGCTTCAGCCTCAGAAGGATTCTTAAGCTATCTTAGAAACATAGAAAATATAATTTTTGTAGGATCTAATTCAAGAGGATGCCTCCTAGTACCAGATACCTCTGAGTTTAGCCTTCCTAATTCTAATATTATTTTAAGATTTGGAACTGGTATCGCATTTAAGAATACCGATACTAATATGGATGGAGTAGGATTTGAACCAGATATATGGGTAAATAGTAGTGATGCACTTGATAGAGTCCTTAAGTTATGCGAAAGATACAATATCTCTTCAATGAAGCATATGAAATAA
- a CDS encoding class IV adenylate cyclase, translating into MKELETKILDIDLDEIRNKIKNLNLENVKCENQVNNLFDFPSKTLLAKKGYARVRFVEDLLNNKVTYYMTTKKMISQDKFKVMEEVEIEVSDGDEAIKLFESLGLELVGSVKKYRESYKYKNSLIEIDINDESFCPFPYIEVETSTEEELKEVVELLGYTMEDTSSKTIYDILNDKGITPKSPLGI; encoded by the coding sequence ATGAAGGAACTAGAAACTAAAATATTAGACATTGATTTAGATGAAATAAGAAATAAAATTAAAAATTTAAATTTAGAAAATGTAAAATGTGAAAATCAAGTAAATAACTTATTTGATTTCCCAAGTAAAACTCTCTTAGCTAAAAAGGGTTACGCTAGAGTGAGGTTTGTAGAAGATTTATTAAATAATAAGGTTACATATTATATGACCACAAAGAAAATGATAAGCCAAGATAAATTTAAGGTCATGGAAGAAGTTGAAATAGAAGTTAGTGATGGCGATGAAGCCATTAAATTATTTGAATCTTTGGGCCTTGAACTTGTAGGATCTGTAAAAAAGTACAGAGAAAGTTATAAATATAAAAATTCTTTAATCGAAATCGATATAAATGATGAATCTTTTTGCCCTTTTCCATATATAGAAGTTGAAACTTCTACTGAAGAAGAGTTAAAAGAAGTCGTAGAACTTTTAGGTTATACCATGGAAGATACCTCTTCAAAAACTATATACGACATATTAAATGATAAGGGTATAACGCCTAAATCTCCTTTAGGAATCTAA
- a CDS encoding nucleoid-associated protein, with protein MEYINDIHINEAIIHILDNNAGEPLLNSFILDLNEEIYKFLLKHMEKLLKDEELKYAVFNSGRNIVKESTQEYLNGENDIVTISHDIANQLFTLMKSNGNVPSCDLIVVSISTEYSPMLAILKMDYIKNYVHKIDFKENNIDINIVSQTSGLPSSGQKIQKCAFIKPIRQDEKFHLMVLDKQSKSKEKEQYGSNYFISNYLGCSLVDNERDMTKNLLNATETWTRNNVSEDAGKAETIRTTVKKKLREEETINVEDLSTELFKEEPLAKESFIQFVEAQGLEDTVTIDKQWVDKKLKRTRLKIDKDIDLYLSEEAYHDKDRFEIKKNGDGSINIVIKHVINYIEK; from the coding sequence ATGGAATATATTAATGATATACACATAAATGAGGCTATAATACACATTCTAGACAATAATGCTGGGGAGCCACTGCTTAATTCTTTTATTTTAGATTTAAACGAAGAGATATATAAGTTTTTATTAAAACATATGGAAAAGCTCTTAAAAGATGAAGAGCTTAAGTATGCTGTATTTAATTCTGGAAGAAACATAGTTAAAGAGTCAACACAAGAATATCTAAATGGAGAAAATGATATAGTAACTATATCCCACGACATTGCAAATCAACTCTTCACATTAATGAAATCTAATGGGAATGTGCCATCTTGCGACCTTATAGTGGTGTCAATATCCACAGAGTACAGTCCAATGCTTGCCATATTGAAGATGGATTATATAAAAAACTATGTGCATAAAATAGACTTTAAAGAAAATAACATAGACATAAATATAGTATCTCAAACATCAGGACTTCCATCTAGCGGTCAAAAGATTCAAAAGTGTGCTTTTATTAAGCCAATAAGACAAGATGAAAAGTTTCATCTTATGGTTTTAGATAAACAGAGTAAATCTAAGGAAAAAGAGCAATATGGATCTAACTATTTTATTTCCAATTATTTAGGCTGTAGCCTTGTAGATAATGAAAGAGATATGACTAAAAACCTATTAAATGCAACAGAAACCTGGACTAGAAATAATGTAAGTGAAGATGCAGGTAAGGCAGAAACAATAAGAACTACTGTAAAAAAGAAGTTACGAGAAGAGGAAACTATTAATGTTGAAGATCTTTCTACTGAACTATTTAAAGAAGAGCCTTTAGCAAAAGAAAGTTTTATTCAATTCGTAGAAGCTCAAGGGCTAGAGGATACAGTAACTATAGATAAACAGTGGGTAGATAAAAAGCTTAAACGAACAAGGCTTAAAATAGATAAAGACATTGATCTTTATTTAAGTGAAGAGGCTTATCATGATAAAGATAGATTTGAGATTAAGAAAAATGGTGATGGAAGCATCAATATAGTTATTAAACATGTAATTAATTATATAGAAAAATAG
- the fba gene encoding class II fructose-1,6-bisphosphate aldolase, producing MALVTTKEMFKKAYEGKYAIGAFNINNMEIVQGVMRGAKAKNSAVILQCSTGAIKYAGPEYIKAMVEASVKETGVDVALHLDHGPDLDAVKLAIASGFTSVMFDGSHYDYEENVAKTIEVVEYAHSRGVVVEAELGVLAGVEDDVKSDVHVYTDPDQAVDFVKRTGVDSLAIAIGTSHGAFKFAGEAKLRFDILEDIQKKLPGFPIVLHGASAVDAKVVATCNEFGGNIAGSKGIPEDMLRKATSMAVCKINMDTDLRLAMTAAVRKTFGEDPKEFDPRKYLGAGRSAVQKTVEDKIEFVLGSTDSMNK from the coding sequence ATGGCATTAGTTACAACGAAAGAAATGTTTAAAAAAGCTTATGAAGGCAAATACGCAATAGGAGCTTTCAATATTAACAATATGGAGATAGTTCAAGGAGTAATGAGAGGTGCTAAAGCTAAAAACTCTGCTGTAATACTTCAATGTTCAACTGGAGCTATTAAGTATGCAGGTCCTGAATATATAAAGGCAATGGTAGAAGCGTCTGTAAAAGAAACTGGTGTAGATGTTGCGCTTCACTTAGATCATGGTCCAGACTTAGATGCAGTTAAACTTGCAATAGCTAGTGGATTTACATCTGTTATGTTTGATGGTTCTCATTATGATTATGAGGAGAACGTTGCAAAAACTATAGAGGTTGTTGAATATGCACATAGCCGTGGAGTTGTTGTAGAGGCTGAACTAGGTGTTCTTGCAGGCGTTGAAGATGACGTTAAGAGCGACGTTCATGTATATACTGACCCAGATCAAGCTGTAGATTTTGTTAAAAGAACTGGTGTAGATTCCTTAGCTATAGCAATAGGCACAAGCCACGGAGCATTTAAATTTGCAGGAGAAGCTAAATTAAGATTTGATATACTAGAAGATATCCAAAAGAAATTACCAGGTTTCCCAATAGTACTTCATGGTGCTTCAGCTGTAGATGCAAAAGTTGTTGCAACTTGCAATGAATTTGGTGGAAACATAGCAGGATCAAAGGGTATTCCTGAAGATATGTTAAGAAAAGCAACATCTATGGCTGTTTGCAAAATTAACATGGATACAGATTTAAGACTTGCAATGACTGCTGCTGTAAGAAAAACTTTTGGAGAAGATCCAAAAGAGTTTGACCCAAGAAAATATTTAGGTGCTGGAAGAAGCGCAGTACAAAAAACAGTAGAAGATAAAATAGAATTTGTTTTAGGCTCTACTGACAGTATGAATAAATAA